Within the Granulicella sibirica genome, the region TCGGGCCATGAGCCTCGAAGAACCACGAGCGCGATCCGGAATGCAAGGGTGGCGCACCAGGCCACCAGGAGTGCCTCGATGATCGGGAGCATCGAAAGACAGGCTCGATGTCTCCACACGCCCGAGACCGCGAGCAGAACCGTCCAGACCGGCGAGGACGTCGCCATCACCCGCTCCCCGGGATTCCAGAAAGCCCTCCCGCTCAGGGCGAGGTTGCGAGCAATCCGCAGATGGATGAACGCATCGTCGTATATCAGCAGGCGGACCCGGTGAAGTATCCAGAAAAGCGCCAGAAAAAGCCCGGTGCTGAGCCCGAACCAAATGCCTGCGGCACGATCAAACGCTCGATTCAACGTGCCATCACGCGGGTATGGCCGGTAGCTGTCACGTGCCGGTCGCTCTCTTTCGGGTGGTTGAAGTATACAGGCGCACAAGATAGACGCGGCGAGTCCACATCGAGGAAAACTCAACAGAATTGGCCCTTCCGCTGTCATCGAGCCCGGATTCCGTTTAAGATGAAGAGATGACCGAGACCACGGAAGCGACTGAAGTATCCGCACCGGCTGCCGCGCACGCGAGCCGCTACACCCGCAACAACCCCTTCCTCTCCGAAGTGACGGTAAATGAGCTGCTCACCGCTCCCGGCTCCGAGAAAGAAACCCGCCATCTTGAACTCACCCTCGACGAGGGGATGCAGTACACGCCCGGTGACGCCGTCGGCATCCTCCCCACCAACCGTCCCGCTGCCGTCGAAGAGATCCTCAAGGCCCTCAACTACACCGGCGAAGAGCGCGTGCTCGACCACTACAAGGTCGAAATCTCCCTCGAAGAGGCAGTGCGCACCCGTCTCCAGATCGGCAAGCTCGTCCGCTCCAGCATCAACCAGCTCGCTAAGCTCGCACCCGACCACGCCGGCCTCAAGGCCATGGCCGGAGCCGACGGAAAAGCCCGCGCTGAGGAGTATTGCTGGGGCCGTGAGCTCATCGACCTCATTCACGACTTTCCCGGTGTCATCACCGCGCCGCAGCAGCTCTTCCAGGTCGTAGCCCGTCTCACCCCGCGCATGTACTCCATCGCGTCCAGCCAGCTAGCCCACCCTGACGTCGTCCAGACCACCGTCCGCGTCGTTCGCTATGACTCCCACGGCAAGGAACGCCAGGGTCTCTGCAGCGGGCATATCGGTGAGCGCGCGCCTCTCGGCGGTCAGATGCCCATCTTCCTTCATGCGAACGGCCAGTTCCGTCTGCCGGAAGACACCACCAAGCCCATCATCATGATCGGTCCCGGCACCGGCATTGCGCCCTTCCGCTCCTTCCTCGAAGAGCGCCGGGTCAAGGGCGAAACCGGCGACAACTGGCTCTTTTTTGGGGAACAGCGCCGCGCCCTCGACTACCTCTATCAGGATCAGTTCGAGTCGATGCACCGCGACGGCTTCCTCACGCGCCTCGACACTGCCTTCTCCCGCGATCAGGCAAAAAAGATCTACGTCCAGGACCGCATCCAGGAGCACGCCGCCGACGTCTATGCCTGGCTAGAGCGCGGAGCTTATTTTTACGTTTGTGGAGACGCGACCCGTATGGCCAAGGATGTGGAGCTTGCTCTTCTCGACGCGATTGCCAAAGGGTCGAACGGCACCCTTGACCAAGCCAACGAGTACCTTGCGCAGATGAAAAAAGACAAACGGTACCAGCGAGACGTCTACTAGCTCGCGCGTCGTCGAAGGGCGGGACACCAGGTGTAGGCCACGGTGTTTCGCCTTTGGCGTTCTTGCCACGCCATGCCTCTGCGCGCTCATGCGCGCCGCGTCAAATCGAGCTGGCTGACCCACAGGGTCGAAAAGAGTGCGCTTCAGTCGTGCGTTCGTACTCCGGGCCCTACTGGAAGCGGAAATAATGTGAAGCCGGTGCGCTTCTGCGGGTGCCGCGCTCGGTGTAGTCCGAGTCTTGGTCTGGTCTTTCAGGCGTTCGCTGACGGGCATTGCGTACTCCGAATCGGCGTCTGTTTTACTTGCAGACCCAAATATAGGAGCCATAACCGGCGCCGGAAATAGCACCAGTGCCGAAAAGCGCTCAGGCTTTCGTCTCGTCGCCTACCACCTCCGCGCTATGAACCTTTGGGCTAAACCCGACTGTGGTCCGCACGCCAGTTCACGATCGCCGCCTTGATCGCCTTTGGCTCCAGCCCTTCCTTCACCGTCCGCAGCACAAGCGCCGGAAGCTCCGCATCCGAAGCAAAGCGCAGCGCCACATACTGCTTCACCGTCAGCTCGCCCGTCTGCGCCAGCAGAGACTCCGGAAGCAGTCTCTCAAACCGCAGCCTTTCTTCCAGCCGAATCACTCGATCCTGCACCTTCAACGCGTTCGACCGCGCCTTGCTCCCGATGATCAGCAGCGCAAACGCGACGAACACATGCAGAATGCT harbors:
- a CDS encoding diflavin oxidoreductase, which gives rise to MTETTEATEVSAPAAAHASRYTRNNPFLSEVTVNELLTAPGSEKETRHLELTLDEGMQYTPGDAVGILPTNRPAAVEEILKALNYTGEERVLDHYKVEISLEEAVRTRLQIGKLVRSSINQLAKLAPDHAGLKAMAGADGKARAEEYCWGRELIDLIHDFPGVITAPQQLFQVVARLTPRMYSIASSQLAHPDVVQTTVRVVRYDSHGKERQGLCSGHIGERAPLGGQMPIFLHANGQFRLPEDTTKPIIMIGPGTGIAPFRSFLEERRVKGETGDNWLFFGEQRRALDYLYQDQFESMHRDGFLTRLDTAFSRDQAKKIYVQDRIQEHAADVYAWLERGAYFYVCGDATRMAKDVELALLDAIAKGSNGTLDQANEYLAQMKKDKRYQRDVY
- a CDS encoding DUF6526 family protein; amino-acid sequence: MPEPVQDLKHHASRDFPFLLAMLVLAVAFVMSIVRMVHHHFGSNSILHVFVAFALLIIGSKARSNALKVQDRVIRLEERLRFERLLPESLLAQTGELTVKQYVALRFASDAELPALVLRTVKEGLEPKAIKAAIVNWRADHSRV